In Haliaeetus albicilla chromosome 18, bHalAlb1.1, whole genome shotgun sequence, one genomic interval encodes:
- the GCLC gene encoding glutamate--cysteine ligase catalytic subunit: MGLLSQGSPLSWEETRRHAEHVRKHGILQFLHIYRALRDRHKDVLKWGDEVEYMLVKFDHENKKVRLVLCGEEVLQTLQDKGEKVNPNHPTLWRPEYGSYMIEGTPGQPYGGTMSEFNTVQDNMRKRRQEAASVLKENEAVCTVTSFPRLGCPGFTLPEYKPTPVEGGASKSLFFPDEAINKHPRFSTLTRNIRHRRGEKVVINVPIFKDKNTPSPFIETFPNDDGEAAKAAKPDYIYMDAMGFGMGNCCLQVTFQACSISEARYLYDQLATICPIVMALSAASPFYRGYVSDIDCRWGVISASVDDRTREERGLEPLKNNHYRISKSRYDSIDSYLSECGEKYNDIDLTIDKDIYEHLIKEGIDHLLAQHIAHLFIRDPLTLFEEKIHLDDANESDHFENIQSTNWQTMRFKPPPPNSDIGWRVEFRPMEVQLTDFENSAYVVFVVLLTRVILSYKLDFLIPLSKVDENMKMAQKRDAVRQGMFYFRKDICKGGNTVVDGCGSAQNGTGTDAEEYTLMSIDTIINGKEGVFPGLIPILNSYLENMEVDVDTRCTILNYLKLIKKRASGELMTVARWMREFIAQHPDYKQDSVITDEMNYSLIWKCNQIAQGQAECPELLGVGFNKKQSGNKTGSLE, from the exons GTGGAATATATGTTAGTAAAATTTGACCATGAGAATAAGAAAGTGCGCTTGGTGCTCTGCGGTGAAGAAGTTCTTCAAACACTGCAAGACAAGGGGGAGAAGGTAAACCCCAA CCACCCAACACTCTGGCGACCAGAATATGGAAGCTACATGATAGAAGGGACGCCTGGGCAGCCGTATGGGGGAACCATGTCTGAATTCAACACCGTGCAAGACAACATGAGAAAAAGACGGCAAGAGGCAGCTTCTGTCCTCAAAGAAAATGAGGCTGTTTGTACTGTGACGTCATTTCCAAG GTTAGGGTGTCCTGGGTTTACGCTGCCGGAATATAAGCCAACGCCAGTAGAAGGAGGAGCttcaaaatcacttttttttccagatgaagcCATCAATAAACATCCTAGATTTAG TACACTGACCAGAAACATTCGGCACCGAAGAGGAGAGAAGGTTGTGATAAATGTACCAA TATTTAAAGATAAGAACACGCCATCACCGTTTATCGAAACGTTTCCCAATGATgatggagaagcagcaaaggcgGCTAAGCCAGACTATATATACATGGATGCTATGGGGTTTGGAATGGGAAACTGCTGTCTTCAG GTAACATTCCAGGCTTGCAGCATTTCCGAAGCGAGGTATCTCTATGATCAGCTAGCCACGATCTGTCCCATTGTG atgGCATTGAGCGCTGCATCTCCGTTCTACAGAGGCTACGTGTCTGATATTGACTGTCGTTGGGGAGTGATCTCTGCATCTGTAGATGATCGAACGCGAGAAGAGAGGGGGCTAGAG CCACTGAAGAACAACCATTATAGAATCAGTAAATCCAGATATGATTCCATAGACAGTTATCTATCTGAATGTGGTGAGAAATACAATGACATTGATTTGACAATAGACAAAGATATCTACGAGCACCTAATAAAGGAAG gTATTGACCACCTTTTGGCACAGCATATTGCACACTTGTTCATTCGAGACCCATTGACTTTgtttgaggagaaaatacatCTAGATGATGCAAATGAATCCGACCATTTTGAG AATATTCAGTCTACAAACTGGCAGACAATGAGGTTTAAGCCACCACCTCCAAATTCAGATATTGGATGGAGAGTGGAATTCAGACCTATGGAG GTCCAGTTAACAGACTTTGAAAACTCTGCATATGTTGTGTTCGTGGTACTGCTAACCAGAGTGATTCTGTCATATAAACTGGATTTTCTCATTCCTTTGTCCAAG GTGGATGAAAACATGAAGATGGCCCAGAAAAGAGATGCTGTCCGGCAGGGAATGTTTTACTTCAGAAAAGATATTTGCAAAG GTGGAAACACTGTTGTGGATGGATGTGGCTCTGCACAGAATGGGACAGGCACCGACGCGGAAGAGTACACCTTAATGAGTATTGATACAATTATCAATGGGAAG GAAGGAGTCTTTCCTGGTTTGATCCCAATTTTGAATTCCTATCTTGAAAACATGGAAGTGGATGTGGACACAAGGTGCACCATCCTAAACTACCTGAAGCTAATAAAAAAGAGAGCATCTG GAGAATTAATGACAGTTGCTCGGTGGATGAGGGAATTTATCGCACAGCATCCAGACTACAAGCAAGATAGCGTGATAACTGATGAAATGAATTATAGCCTTATTTGGAAATGCAACCAAATCGCACAAGGCCAGGCAGAGTGTCCTGAACTGTTGGGGGTAGGATTTAACAAGAAACAAAGTGGAAACAAAACTGGCTCTTtggaatga